A region from the Bos indicus isolate NIAB-ARS_2022 breed Sahiwal x Tharparkar chromosome 14, NIAB-ARS_B.indTharparkar_mat_pri_1.0, whole genome shotgun sequence genome encodes:
- the DCAF13 gene encoding DDB1- and CUL4-associated factor 13 isoform X2 has product MSAKPNWTYSEVGDDKTVKQWKMDGPSCGEEEEPLHTILGKTVYTGIDHHWREAVFATCGQQVDIWDEQRTSPICSMTWGFDSISSVKFNPIETFLLGSCASDRNIVLYDMRQATPLKKVILDMRTNTICWNPMEAFIFTAANEDYNLYTFDMRALDTPVMVHMDHVSAVLDVDYSPTGREFVSASFDKSIRIFPVDKSRSREVYHTKRMQHVICVKWTADSKYIMCGSDEMNIRLWKANASEKLGVLTSRERAATDYNQKLKEKFQHHPHIKRISRHRHLPKSIYSQIQEQRIMKEARRRKELNRIKHSKPGSVQMVSEKKKHVVAVVK; this is encoded by the exons GTGGGTGATGACAAAACTGTGAAGCAATGGAAAATGGACGGACCAAGCtgtggagaggaggaggagccatTGCATACAATATTAGGAAAG ACAGTGTATACAGGAATTGATCATCACTGGAGAGAAGCTGTTTTTGCCACATGTGGACAGCAAGTAGACATTTGGGATGAACAAAGAACCAGTCCTATATGTTCAATGACTTGGGGATTTGACAGTATAAGCAGTGTTAAATTTAACCCAATTGAG ACATTTCTCTTGGGAAGTTGTGCTTCTGACAGGAATATAGTACTATATGATATGAGACAAGCTACTCCTCTGAAAAAG GTCATCTTAGATATGAGAACAAATACAATTTGCTGGAACCCTATGGAAGCATTCATTTTTACTGCAGCAAACGAGGATTACAA CTTGTATACTTTCGATATGCGAGCCCTGGACACTCCTGTAATGGTGCATATGGATCATGTATCTGCGGTGCTTGATGTGGATTACTCTCCCACTGGGAGAGAGTTTGTGTCAGCTAGTTTTGATAAATCTATTCGAATCTTTCCTGTGGACAAAAGTAGAAGCAG GGAAGTCTATCACACAAAGAGAATGCAGCATGTTATCTGTGTAAAATGGACTGCTGACAGCAAGTACATTATGTGTGGATCTGATGAAATGAACATTCGTCTATGGAAAGCTAATGCTTCTGAAAAGTTGGGTGTG cttacaTCACGAGAAAGAGCAGCCACAGATTATAACCAGAAGTTAAAGGAGAAATTTCAACATCATCCTCATATAAAACGTATCTCTCGTCACCGACATCTACCAAAATCTATCTATAGCCAGATTCAGGAACAGCGCATCATGAAAGAAGCTCGTCGACGAAA GGAACTGAATCGTATCAAACATAGCAAGCCTGGATCTGTGCAGAtggtgtcagagaagaaaaagcacgTAGTGGCGGTTGTGAAATAA